The genome window TATGATGTCGGGAGAGGGTCAGTATACATGCGTTAAATATATTCCTCTGGGTGACATGAATCTAGATGAATTTCTTATACCCTTCATTTAGTATTTTTGTAAGAAGAAAGAAATATAAGATATCATGAACAGATCATAGCAAAGTAGAGAACCTGTGCTGATTTTCTCGTCTTACATTCTAACCAGCTCAAACCAAACCAAACTGATTTTCTCTTTCAAACATTCTTCATTCTTGCAAGACCCAAACACAAAGTTAGTAGCATATAAGACCATTCTTTCATGAAGATAAAAATTTACAATGCAACACTGTTCTAGAAGAAGGTCCGCACAATTTCACAAATAATTATCAAAATTCACACAAGTTGATGATAATGCAACATTATTTAGACTAGAAGAAGGATCACAAAATTTCACAAATAATAATCAATATAGCTACTCATGCAACAAGTCTCTGCAAGTGCGACATTACTTAATATTAAAGAAGGATCAAGAAATTTCACAGATAACAGAAATCATATTTATCCTTGTAATAAATCTATCACAATCAGTGCGTCAGAAAATATAATGAAAACAAAGTAACAAGATGCTAACTTACATGAATCTAAGTATAGCGCCCACCAGAATGATCACCATTCTTCCCACCATCGCCCACTAAGCTCTCTGGTGACTCCTcttgcttctgctgctgctgctgcatcacATGGTGCTGAATTCCCCCAAtcccaccatcaccaccacccgCCGTCCCTCCTCCAAGGAACTGGCAAATGACCCTGACCAGGATGGCGATCATTTGCATCTGATCCTGGAAAGCATCAGCTTGCATCTGCATCACCTGCTTCTCGTGCTCCATCTGCATCACCAGCATCCTCTCCCTCCACtccatctcctcttcttccctcctctcctCCCTACTCATCCTCCTTCGCCACTgctccctcctctcctcctcctcatccatcTGTCTTTGGTGCTCCAAGGCCCTCTTCCGCCGCTCCCTTTCGCGATCTTCTTCCTCCCTCGATGCCTCCCTTTCGCGTCTTCGCTCCTCCCTCCTCATCGCGATCTCGCCAAGCCTCACCATGTCGGCTCCCAAAAATCCCATCTTTTTCCCACGGCGGCGGCGAGGAAGGAGACGCCGCAACCCTAgcgcttcctcctcttcttcttctcgatGCACGAGTTCTGCATCGATCCTTTCCTCATCGCCCGCCACTTCTTGATCGGAGGCAGAGAGATCGGTGGCCAATTgcgcctcgtcctcctcctcaacGTCATCATTTTCATATTCGTAATCTTCTTCGTTGAGGCTATCATCATCCTCACGATCACCGTCGGAAGCGGGGGTTTTGGAGGAGGGGCGGAGGTGGGGGTCAAGATGATCGCCGAAGACCTGCTTGTAGAGGAGGAAGTTTGGCCAGAGGTGGAGGGCGTGGTCGGGGTGGAGGTGGGCGGGGAGGGGGAGGAGCTTGCGCTTGACGTGGAGGAACTGGTGTCGCATGTTGTGGATCTTGACGGAGACGTCCCGCCAGGACCAGCGGAAGGGGAAGGCCACGGGGTCGCGGAGGTGGTGGGCAGCGTTCACCCGGTCCGCGATCGGCTGGAACTTCTTCTCCCGCGTGCGGAGCCTGGCCAGGAGGAGGGCGCCTCCCGACGGCGGCGACAGCAGGGCCGCGTACTCCCGGATCAgcgtcgcctcctcctcctccctccactTCTTCCGCTTCATCGTCGGTAAGATTGGGCTGACCAAGCAGCTGCCTCGAAGAGCGCCGACTGCATCACTGATGGAGGTCTTTCGGGGGCATCAAAACCTTAAATTGGGATATTCTTCCTCTTACTAATCCATGGTTTCAATCAATGTGATAGATCATAACTGCGTAACCCATCAAAGGGAATCACCATACTTATCTTTGGCATCAACAGTGTCAAAGAACATCAATCAACCTTCAATTGACATGAGCCACAGCTAAGAATCAGACTCGATCTAGCGATTAATTAATTGAATTAATTTCTGCATATCCAACTCAGGATATTAATACTTTGTTCTTTACATAAAAACtctaaataataaacaaaaaaaagataaatatttttttcacaCAGTCACTGCAACCAGCAAGCAGATTTATAGtggatacaaaaaaaaaaaaaaaacaaatttgacACATTAATATTAAATCAAAGATAACAATTTATGTATCACATGAAACAAATTGAgatcaaaaaaattaaagaaaaaattatctttttttcacTAATTAGAAATATGTTCACTGATGCTGGATCAGTTCTAACCATATAAGCACGCAAGAAAAGCTCTATCATACTTCAGTTCAGTACTACATCGACAACAAGACCACAATTGAATACAGCAGGCATTGGAGTTCCATGGAAACTACTTATGCTGGGGCGATCGTCGTTACTGCTGCTTCAATCTGTCCCCATGGAAAGAAAAGCAAGGAACAAAGGAACCACCATCACAGAAACACTTTGATCTAACCACAGTGGCTTGTTGTTGTGATGAAACCTTACTTGGGCAAACTTGTAATGGAAGGCTGTTGCTTGACATCCTCAGATCTCTGGCCCTCAACAGCCACAATGGAACCTCGAGTCAAATTGTCAAGAACTACAGCCTCTTCATCCTTTTCCTTTCTGCCGCTCATCGCTGGCCTCCGCGACTTGGGCACCTTCCTCATCCTTCTTCCTCTGTCTGTACAAACAgatgcaaaaaacaaaaaaagttcaATCCTCTAGAAGAGAATTTGATGCATAAAGAACAGGATCCTGCACGATAAATACACTGAATAAATCACGAGCCCAACTGCAACAGCCGCAAAAGCTATGAAGTACATCCAGTCAACCTGGAGGGACATGAAATTGCTTTGTCATATAAACCTTGAACTTTTCACTCAAGTAATCGTAGGAATTCCAACAATATTAACCTTCTGGTGATAGGCAAAAATGCGGATTAGAACAGCCCACATGTCTGAGGTCAGCAGCGAAAGGTTGAGCAACGTTGCTCCACATATCTGCAATGAAAGAATTACCAAGTGGAAAATAGGACTTGAAGCAACAAATGAGGTTGATTTCTCCCTTCACCAGTTCTACTTAATTCTATGGCTAACTATTTCAACCGGCAGATTGCTGAGCAGGTACATAACTATCTGGAAGTAATTCCTGATTTGGCAGCTAATTCTGCCCACTCACTTTTGTGGCAAAGTTAACTAAGAGATTGCTCCTGGTACATAGGATTAAAGTGGTGATCAATTTTGCTGGAGAAGGATGTCAATTTGGTATTAACAATATGTTGGAACAATTCTTCAACTTTAGTTTCCGTGTTTGCAATTCATCAGACATGTCCATCTAATCAattctttgacttgaaaatgagctAGCAAATATCAACTTTAGCTAAAACCAAGATCCAGAAATCGAAACAGTCCATTCTCATCCTATGATGGCATATGTTTGATCAATGTACTTATTTTTTATCTTGTAAAAGGATCTTAATAATCTTTATCACAAGATATAGGTAATGATGCATTGTGTGACTGATACACATGCTCTGATCCTACCTTAAGAATGACGGGAACAGTTGAGTAAAACAAGAACATCGCCATTGCAAATCCAAGAAATGGTAGCACCTGAAATCACATGTTCAGAATAAAGTTACTTGACATACACAACTAGAAAATAATATCTCTAGTTCTCTACCATATTTTGAAGAAATGATAACTATGAAACACTTCATAATTTCAGTTTCAAACTAGTTGCAAATTCAAAAATATGACCAAGCCATCATG of Musa acuminata AAA Group cultivar baxijiao chromosome BXJ2-3, Cavendish_Baxijiao_AAA, whole genome shotgun sequence contains these proteins:
- the LOC135607989 gene encoding uncharacterized protein LOC135607989, with translation MKRKKWREEEEATLIREYAALLSPPSGGALLLARLRTREKKFQPIADRVNAAHHLRDPVAFPFRWSWRDVSVKIHNMRHQFLHVKRKLLPLPAHLHPDHALHLWPNFLLYKQVFGDHLDPHLRPSSKTPASDGDREDDDSLNEEDYEYENDDVEEEDEAQLATDLSASDQEVAGDEERIDAELVHREEEEEEALGLRRLLPRRRRGKKMGFLGADMVRLGEIAMRREERRREREASREEEDRERERRKRALEHQRQMDEEEERREQWRRRMSREERREEEEMEWRERMLVMQMEHEKQVMQMQADAFQDQMQMIAILVRVICQFLGGGTAGGGDGGIGGIQHHVMQQQQQKQEESPESLVGDGGKNGDHSGGRYT